The window GAAAGAAACACGAAGACACAGCGGCACTGGGTGAGCGCGCGCGCCAATGCTGCATGGTAAAATACTCACGAGTGGGTGAAAGAGGATGAGAGATGAGGATGGAAGTTGCGCTCAGAAGTAACGTAGAGCGAAGGAGGGTCTTGATGGTGGCGAGATGGGTAGGATGGGCGCGACGACCTTGTTTCAAGGCAGCGCAGACGGTGTCGGATTGTGTTGCGATTGCCTGTCGAGCGCCTTTCCAGCGTGTGCTTTTGTGTGTATGTGTGCGTGCAAGCAAGATTCCTATCGCTCTCGGTGCTGGGTGAGGGGCTCGAGACTGAGCGAATGCCTGCGTGTGTTTTCGGACCAACACCATTTCAAAATCGACCTAATTCAGTTGTATTCGCATTATCCCGATTGAATTCAACATTAAGGGGATTCCGAGAAAGGGAGCTTTTTGTGATTTTGCAGAGTGAGAAGCAGGCGTGTTGGTCGATCAAGCTTCCTCAAGCGCGCCTGGTTCTCGTTTTGTGATTTTAGAGAGGGTTTGCGAGCGCGACCTACGCGACCGTCTCACGCATGGCGCCGTACGTAAATACTTCATTTGTTAGACCTTCACGCGATGATCACGTGCTCGCCTCCTTTGTGAATCCTTCTGACCTTGCAATGGCTCGGAGACTACCAACGTGCCATCAACAGGCTTATAAGACGCACTGACAGCTCCTTGATTGTACGCACGTGAGCGAGATTGCCGTGTCCACGAAGGAAATGACAATGTGCCGATTGAGCGGAGAGagaggagaaagagagagagagagagagagagagaaagagagagagataGAGGTGACTTGGAAATGCGCACCGTTTGGTTGGCGGGTGTCGGAGGAATTTGCggcaagaagccgagccGCTAGCGAACAGATCAAGTGGCCGGTGAGCACGGCTCAACGCACATAATCTAAACCTCTCCTATACCTTCCTGtaaactcacgactgtcagAGCTGGTCCAAATATGTTCACGACAGAACAGCACACTTATGCTCGAGTTGTAGCTATTGATTCGGACATTGCCTCGCACCTtgtccgagtcgtgagtgttcgtgattcaaatCAGCGACCGAGACAGTGAAATGACGAAAGAGACAGGACGTGTTGCTCTATGCCAACTCGACTGATGCCAATTCGACTGACGGACGACCAAACACAAAACAACTTGTCTCAACTAGAACCGAAATCCTTGTGGATAAAAATTGAAAGGCTgaaaattcgtgattctcgtgCTGTGGATTTCCAAGCAGAGGACACACCCTCACCTGGCAGCCGTCGTCTggcagtcacagagtggaGAGATCCGTCCTTTAACTAGGCAAAACTCATCCAGttaactcgtgactgtgattGCTGTGTGCGAGTCAAAGTCGCAATTTAGTCAGTGCTGTACTTggctcactcgtgactttgcGTGTCGCACTGCCCAGCAGTTGCAATTTTTTGTGTCATATCATAGCTTCGTCTTCAAGCCTTTGCCATTTCCTTCCATTCATCAATCGTCAACAAGCACCGCATAACTCGATTTGACGCATCTCCGGGGGCTGTACTTCCGTAGGAGACCGTAGCTGCGACCATCGCTGACCGGATCAGGCAGCAGGCCTAACCTTGCCTGCGAAACGCGTTTTCTTTGCGGGCAACCCAATCATGAGCTCAgccgctgcttcttccatGCACACGTCGGATCGCACCGGCCCTTCGAGCTCCACCATCACATCGTCTGGCAAGGCAGAGCCGCCAGAATCGTCCTCTTCAGCCGCCTCTAcaggctcagcagcactgtcatcaacatcatcaacaACCTCTTCCACAACCTCAACCGGTCCACCTCCATCTACGGTCTCACCATCTCAACTTGGCCATAACTTCTGGTCTTCATGGATATCgccttcctcgtcttcggctGTAGCTGCATCCTCCGCCATGGAAAAACGATCTAAGCCACGTCGGCCTTCCTTTGAAGAGTTTCGAGCCGAAGAGCCTCCTCAGGCTCGCCTCATCCGTTTACGTGGCCTCTTCGATACTCTCttggacgaagacgatgagcaGGCTTTGGCTGGTGGTAGAGCCAGGGAAGAGTGGATCAAGTCGGCTCGTCGTGCTCGCTACGGAGTCGGCGGCAGTCTGGCTCGTGGCAGCTTAGCTCCCTCGGACATCCGCAACTCGACTGTCGGCTTCGAGGCGTGTACCATGTCGAATTGgtcttcgtcttccaaCAATTCTCCTTCTACTTCATCATCGCCCTCAACATCACCATCTGCATCAACGTCATCTCCGGGAACGacttcgtcctcttcgtcgtcgtcccCCTCATCGACAGAGTCACAGCTCCCCacacctccaccgcctccacGTCAATCCTACGCCAAAGAACTCTTGAATCAGTGTCGCAAATGCCGCGAGGAAATCGAGgagcaacgccaacgcctcgcTGAAGAAGAGGCGAAGCGCTCTGCTAGTCCTGGCTGGTCCTCTTCCTTGAGCCTGCCCACCTGGCTTGGCGGCGAAAAGGCATCCGACTCGGAACAGAATTCTGCGGATGCTCCGAAAGGCACCCTCGCAACGGTCACTGAAAAGATATTGCCAAAGGCTCTGTCCGGCCCAGCATCGCAGCAAGGTACAGAGAGCTCcgcatcttcatcttcgtATCTTGGCTCGATCGGTTCGTTCTTCGGATACGGCACCAATGCACCGGTATCAGACGCGCAAGCGCTCGGGTACGGCCACAATCCACCAGACATGGAGCATGAAGCAGGATGGACAGGAAGTGGTGTGTGGGGTCTTTCTGCCGTTGGCCACAAGAAGCGCGCTGCTGATCGTGATCGCGACGAGAAGGTGCGCCGAGGCGACAAggtcgacgatgatggcggcGCGCGCCAACGCCAGATTGAATGGGAGGGATTTCTTGCCTACGCCGAAAACAAGGAACGCGAGCTATACAAGATTTTTGTTGAGATGGATAGGAACGCCGACATGCTGCTTGACGTCCAGGAGATCCGCGCAGCGCTTGACCGTGCTGGCATTGATGTGCCCCAAatctcgctcgacgactTTATCGCCAGTCTCACCAGCACTCGTGCCTCGGCCCACGCCAGCGGTGAAAGGACCTATGTGACCTTCCCGGAATTCCGCGACTAccttttgctgctgcctcgtaAGCCGTCGGTGCCGGAGATCTTCCGCTTCTACCAGGTACGAAAGGCGTTCGGTCTGTTCGGCATGGGCGGTATATTTGCTGAGCTCGCCGTCGGCTGGGGCAAGACGGAGCGCGGTGCGGCCGCAGTCAACTTTGACGGTGATGTTAGCCTGGCTGGAGAAGAAAAGAAGCGAGAGTCGCCTGCGGCCAAGGAGGCTAAACGTGCAGAAAAGCTTGGAAAgcgccaagaagctgccgctgcggcggctgccaagtctgtcgacgagatggtggaaTCTGCCGATGCTTCCCCCTCGATGAGCCCCAGCAAAGTGGACGAGACGAAGCAAAAGGCAGCACAGGATgcgtcgtcggcggcgAAAACTGCGCACGATCAGAGCATcgatgaggaagaagaggaggaggacaaCGACATGATTCACGGAGCTGTCGCGCTCAAGTTTTTGGTTGCTGGTGGTATCGCAGGTGCTGTTTCGCGTACTGCTACTGCGCCGTTTGACCGTCTGAAGATCTACCTGATTACAACGGCTCGCTCACCCGAGGTGGCCGAAACTGCTCATGCGGCGGTCTCGGGACAAGCAGGCGTcaaccaagctgctgcggcgaAAGCGGCGGGTCAAGGGCTGGGCATGTTGCGCGAAGCACTCTGGAATCTCTACCGAGACGGTGGCGGATTGCGCGCGTTTTGGGTGGGCAACGGTCTGAACTGTCTCAAGATCTTCCCGGAGAGCGCCATCAAGTTCCTATCGTATGAGACGGCCAAGCGCGCGTTTGCCAAGTACGTGGATAACGTTTCGGATTCGCGGGACATTTCTGGGTCGAGCCGGTTCATGTCCGGTGGGTTCGGTGGTATCACGTCGCAGCTGGCGATTTACCCGGTGGAGACACTCAAGACGAGACTCATGTCGTCGCAGAACGCCAAGACGTCGTTGCAGGGCAACGCATTGCTGGCCAAGACGGCGAAGGATATGTGGGCGGCTGGCGGGTTGAGGACGTACTATCGCGGCTTGACCGCGGGGCTGGTGGGCGTGTTTCCCTACTCGGCCATCGACATGTCAACGTTCGAGGGTATTAAGCTCTTCTACATCAAGTATACAGGCAAGGAGGAGCCGGGCGTGCTCGCCTTGCTTTCGTTCGGTTCCGTCTCGGGCTCCGTTGGCGCGACCACCGTGTATCCGCTGAACCTCATCCGAACGCGCTTGCAAGCTGCAGGCACGCCAGCACATCCGGCCACTTACGACGGCTTCTGGGACGCCGCTAGAAAGACCTACGTCAGAGAAGGCTTCGTCGGCTTCTACAGAGGCCTGGTCCCCACTCTCGCCAAGGTGGTCCCCGCGGTCAGCATCAGTTACGTCGTTTACGAGCAGTCCAAGAAGCGCCTCGGTGTGCAATAGAGCATGGCTAACCTAGATCTTCACATTGCAAATTACTCAATTCTATCCGTTAGACATTCGTTTTCACTCGTTAGACATTCGTTTGCACTCTTTTGCGGTACGCGACTGTGATGGGCTTGTTTGGCATTGCGTAAGATGCGGAGGGCGCTAGGTGTGCAAGCCCAGGCTCTTTCTAGCGTCGTCTAGGCGCGGTCTGACCCAGACGCTACCGCTCATCTGTATGGCAGTGTCTACAGCGGTACGTCCGAGGTGGATCATATCGGAGCGGTTGCGTTCGAGCCAGTCTGCGAGGAGTAATGCTTCTGGCTCGGCGTGGGCGATGTTTCTCTGCGATACGGAGGAGACGACGCAGCGCGAGAGGACccagacgagcagctcgggTGCGGAGCGCGCGAAGCGGTAGAGCAGACGTGCTGGCGTGggcagcgacgacgctgaATCGAGCAGGATACTCGCAGACGTGTGGGCCGAAGACGCGCCTACGGACGTATCGGGAGTTGCAGTGAGTGAGTCATACGAGCCATCCTCGGTGCATCCCGATGACCACGCAGTGTGACTGGGCGACGATTCATCTTCGAGCGTATCGTTCAGAATCggttcgagatcgacgtgATATGCGAATATGTCCCACGGCATTCCCGCCACACGGTTAGCCTGATTTTCATCCGCGCTCTTTCGAGCAAAGTAATCCTTCATACGTCCATCCGCATCACTAGGCGTCTCCTTCTTAGATACAAGCTTGCTCATCTTGTCCAAAAACGCCTTCTGACCTTTCCCCAGTAGCGTCTCCCTGATACTTGCATCCTCCACTCCATCCCTTAGCGCAAACGCCCTGATGAGATTACACCCCAGTGCCCACAGATCTCCGCTTGGTCCCATTCGCCTCCCCATGGCCCCTGGGCACGCCTCTGGAGGGATCCAGTCGTAACTGACCAACTGCACCTGTCCGTCACCGCCCGGAATGCCACGATACGGATTGGCATTCTCATAATCAATCACTACCAGTTCGCCGTTCTCGTCAAACATCAAGTTTTCCAACTTGACGTCGCCGTGCATCCAGCCGGAAGCGTGAAAGCGAGAAAGCGTTCGGATCGCGTGCACAAAGATGTTAATGATGACACCAttgagctcggcttcttcgcACCCCGCGATCACAAAGAAGGCTTCTTCGGGATAGTCTTGCTCCAGACGGATGTATCGATCGTCCTCGGTCTTAAGGATCTTTGAAATCGCGCCGCTGCGAGTGGGGTTGAGCGTCTGTGCTTTCTGCACTTCGTCGAGAATGTCATCCAGATAAGTCTCTTGGAGCTCCTTGGTGAGTTCCTGCGTTACTCGGCCAGCGCATGGATCGGCGGCTTTCAACTTTGCTTCAATGCTTTTGATCTCCATGGCGGCATAAAAGTTGCCGGCGCCGTCCATCGCCCACCGACGCAACTTGGCAGCTGAAGAGACACGATTGTCGGGCGTAGTAATGAGGTACAcctcgttgctgctgtcatCGACGCCCAAGTCTGACGGTGCATGAGCAGCGTCGGAGAACGAGGGTTTGGGCGACAGTCGACGCTCATCACCGCCAGAACTGTTTGATCTCTTTCGCCTAGTCTGCATAAAAACCGCATCActgtcgtcctcgtcgtaGCTACTGCTGGAGCCTCTTCGTCCCCAACGCTTGGTGACCGGGTGCTCCGAGTTGGACAGGTCCGCATCCTCAAATGAGCTGGTACGCCGCTCGAATTGCGCGCTGAAGAGTCTCACGCTCAAGCCATCCGAGACGGCACCTTCGCGATATGGGCCCGTCTTGTCGTACAGAGTGCCCTCTACCTTTTGCGGGTACAGACGTTgagcgagcttgagcggAGGAGCACGTGGAGAGCCACTTGGTGCCGCACAACGTGCGGTGGTTGCTCGATGGTCGCTAGCCAACAGATAGCGCAGGTCTTGAGCACTCAAAGGACCTTTGCCGTCCAGAGCGGCATCCGAGAGTGAGACGTGCATGCCGATCcgctcggcgagcgcatctgcatccgcatccgcatcctcTTCGATAGCTGGACTCGCCTCGGTCGaggcagccgcagccgcagcggCTTCTTCCAAGTTTGAGCGCAGGCGGCGCAGATGCGggcgagcagcatcgtctaGATCAAGAATGCCATGTGGTCCTGACGTGTTGGGAACCGGTGCATCTTTGCTCCGAGACTTTGCCGTATGTGGCTTGACCGACTTGGGTTGCTTCTTTTTGGTAACAGCACGTGGATCGTTGGCGTGCTTAGGCTTCTTTGTAGGTTTTTGGGCTTCGGCTGTAAGGTGGGTGCTTGTGGATGCAGGCACGGGAACATCGACGCTGTTTGGTGTTTCGCTTGCGGGATTAATCTGTGCGAGGGGGCGCAAGAATGGCAAAGCATCTGACGAAGCAGACGAGCGACGCCTGTTGGGTGTATGGATGCCGATGACGGTTTCGTGCCGGTGAAAAGCAGCCTCGGGACCATTTGAAGAGAAGCGCCTAGGCCTTGAAGATGGGGTGGTAGAATCCAAGGGGGTGATAGGAGGGCTAAACGCCTCGGAAGGACGACGACTGCCGCTGTAGCGTGAAGATCTGGATCTACTGGATCGGAACGAGTTACCACTGTCGCTTTGATCTTCCTCGGAGCCGGATGAATAGGATGAAAACGCACCCCTGCTGCCACGAAGGCTGCGACTATGGCTGTGGCTACTGATGGCGCTGGCGACTCTCTCCCAGCTGAAGAGGCCGGAGAATCGTTCGCGATCATACTGTCTCCATCGCTCGTGGTCTTTGCCGAGGTAGAGGGTGGCGGCTTTGGGGGCGTTAAAGCCAGGACGACCTGATGGACGAATGACGATGGGAGCCCTGGCAGCCAAGCCTGTAGGAGTGCAGGGCGAGCAGGAGGTGTCGATGGGTGTGTCGGTGTCTTTTGGCGGATAGTGATTTTGCAGCACACGACCGGTGCCGACCGCAGTATGCGTGCGGTGACGTGTGGAGGAGGTGGCGACTGTGGATGGGTGCGGGGTGGCAGAGCCGGCAGTGTCGTCGGCAAAGCCATTCTGTGCCATGGTGAAGGGAGGGGTGGGTTCGGCGGGAGCGATGGCCATGACCCACTCAGCAAGATGCGTTGCGTGAATGGACAGAGCAAGATTGTCGATTCGGTTGTGTGTCCGCCTTGTGCAGGATGAGCCGAGCTGGGGGAAGCTGTTGATGGGTGCGTGTGGGGTTAAAGCGGCAAGACGAGCGGCGAGACGAGCGGATGgagtgctgctggctgcaaGCCCAAAGCGCAAATGAATGACGATACGTGATTGCGTCAACAGACGTGTTGATGGTTAGAGCAgagagcagaagcgctcGTACAAGTGACGCCAGCGTGTGGAGCGGCGGCTGCGGGCTGCGCGATAAGAAGATGATGGCTGTGCGGCTGACACTGTCCACCAACTACGTTTTTCTCTATGGACGAGCGGTGAAAATTCGACGTGCTTATTTTCGACAGGCGATCCAGGTGAGCGTGGCTTGATGGACAGCGATGTAAGATGCGCAGACAACTTGGTTGAAGATGGTGGGAGTAGGCAGCTCAGGGACGCACACGACTTTAGCTACGCTTACGGCGGCACAGTTCATGTAAGTACTATAGTCAGCTCGGCTGAGCAGGGGAGGACAGAGCAGAACAGGGCAGGACAAGGCGTAATGCACTCCACACGCAGGGTGAGCGGCGTCTATTGGTGATTTTCGCGATGCAAGGTCGGACCTgaacgagaagaagatATCCAGTTCAAGATTGCAACCCAAgtccgattcgtgattggttgTCTAGATCTCTTTTTGGTACGGCGGTTAAGCTTCAAGTGATCCAAATCTGTCACATGTGTCTCAGGCGATCTCGCTCTCACATacgtcaatcgtgaataatcaTGAATGCCATAGCCCTGGTTGGCCCTGGCTGGTACGGTCCGGAGATGGATGTAACTTATTCGTATGTTTCACGAGTCGAAAAGTTTATCCCCCCTAAGAAAATCGGTGGAGCAAGGGTTTGGTTATACACTAGAAGACCAAGCAGAAGACTACGTTAGCATCGccatattcacgattattcaCGAAGATCGTTCGTCGCCTACCTCGAGAGAAATGACAAAGCATAGAGGaggggttttttttttctaGAACAAGAAGGCTGCGGTCTACGgtgacgtcgatgcagctcaaAGATGGCTTTGTCATGTCTTACTCTTTGATACGCCTTTGGTCCGCCATTGATCGAGTCATGATGCACGATGGATACAGACAAGTCTACGCGGTTCGTATCAAAGCCTTGCTTACCAACGATCGTTGCGGTGCAAGTCGCACAGATGGGCAGGGACTGTAGATCGGGCGCATCGGCTGCATCAATTTCCGATGCTCCCCCAAGCGGCATATCGTGTTTGTGGCCTAAGTTACATTCTTGACGCGCGCGCCGAGTGTGCAACAGTAGCTTGGGCATTTCGGTGTAATGGACTTTACTTGGCATTTGAATAGATATTCAAAGATATGTATAGTTTGTAAGTACACAATTCCATCCTGATTGATGATTCATGCGAGCTGTAATCCAAATTCAATCCGCCTAAATCATATGGTTGTATCAGATCAGCCAAAGCTAAGGGGGCAGATCGTTTCAAAAACTTGAAATTGGCCAAGCGCCAACCTGCAAGTCTGACAGCCTCTGGTGAACACGGCGCGGTAGCGATGTCAAGTGCCCAGCcacaagtcacgagcgtCACACAGAGTGGCAAACACGCAAAGACGACAGCCACAAGCCGAACAGCCAGCTTTGTTTTGGTTCGGTCAGTACGGTGAGCGAGAACGAGAAGGGAGGCCAAGGCGGAGGCGGTGGGTGTTGGCTTCCAGCCGTGAGTCTCTCGACTTGCCGAAAGGAAGTTACCGCTTCCAGAGAGCAAACAGTTGCCAGTCACCGTCAGTGTTGGTTCACAACACACACGCTCTCCTCTGACTTGGATCCCAGGACTGGCAGCCAGCAAGACAGGTCTCTTCTTCAGACCTTAGCCGACACTGGCTTGCTTCGTTTCGTCGACCTCTCTACCGCTGCCCTCGTATTGTCGTACCACCTTCTATATCATATCTACACGCTGCCGCTCAGACATAATTACTATACTGGTATCTGCGCTTTCGCCATCGGCTCCACACCTTTGCGCATATACTCGGGACCGCCTTTGCATCCAATCTACCCTAATAACAACCACGAGCCCACCTGCACAGAATGTCGACCTTATCCGCCGGCATTGTTGGCGTGCGTCAAGCAGGTTCCTCTAGTAACAGCCCAGTCTATGACACACCCTTTGGCACCGTTCAACTTGCTTCTTCCTCAAAAGACCTCTCGGCCAATTTCGACCTCACTGCTGGCTTTGCCGCTTCTGCCGACTATGAGAATcaagaggacgaagacgacgaggaaggcgacgacgacgatggcgattCCGAAGatggcaaaggcaaaggcaaaAAGGGTAAGCGTGCGCGCTCCGAAGCCAAAGGCGAGCGCGATCTCAAGACGGGTCGtcgcaagatcaagatcgagttTATCGAAGACGATGCTCGCCGACACATCACGttcagcaagcgcaaggcgGGTATCATGAAAAAGGCATACGAGCTGGCCACCTTGACGGGAACTCAggtgctcttgctcgttgtCTCGCAGACGGGTCTGGTGTATACATTTACCACGCCCAAGTTGCAAGCGCTCGTGACGCAAGCCGAAGGACGCAACCTGATTCAGGCTTGCTTGAATGCTCCCGATCCACCCAACGGTGGCGGAGAGAGCGGAGGCGAGGACCACTCGGGCGACGAGCCAAGTGAGGCAGACGATGCCTTTTCTCCATCCGAATCACAGGCTAGCTCCAACAAGCGTGCCGTGCAACCTCGCAAACGTCCTCGCACCGCATCCAcgagcaagtcgtcgagcgcgtcCACTTCCGTCGCCGGTGCTGCGCCTGGCATCGGTGGtggcgaagaggatgcTACCTCTGGCTCGCAGCTAGCAACAGTCAAACGCGGTCGGGGTCGACCTCGTAAGAATACTGCCGGAAACGCAccagcctcgagctcgaacaCGTCCAACGACGCGCATCCCATGCCTCCGCCACCTGCGATGCATCAGAGCTTCTCCGACGATGCCGTacatcagcatcatcagcaccaacatcatcagcaccaacatcgacagcagcaacagcaacagcaacagtaCACACACGTCCCTTCTGCTGATTTCCCCAACTACACCGCTGCTGGCTTTTATGGCGACGTCCCCAATTCGGCAGCCAACCCCGATCTCGGTTTTGGCCAAGCGGGCGGACTGTCAATTGACAATCAAGCTGTTTGGGCCCAGACCATGTCTCCCAACCCCAACCAGATGTTTGATCCTTCCAACCAccatcaac of the Mycosarcoma maydis chromosome 2, whole genome shotgun sequence genome contains:
- a CDS encoding uncharacterized protein (related to SAL1 - member of the Ca2+-binding subfamily of the mitochondrial carrier family) — translated: MSSAAASSMHTSDRTGPSSSTITSSGKAEPPESSSSAASTGSAALSSTSSTTSSTTSTGPPPSTVSPSQLGHNFWSSWISPSSSSAVAASSAMEKRSKPRRPSFEEFRAEEPPQARLIRLRGLFDTLLDEDDEQALAGGRAREEWIKSARRARYGVGGSLARGSLAPSDIRNSTVGFEACTMSNWSSSSNNSPSTSSSPSTSPSASTSSPGTTSSSSSSSPSSTESQLPTPPPPPRQSYAKELLNQCRKCREEIEEQRQRLAEEEAKRSASPGWSSSLSLPTWLGGEKASDSEQNSADAPKGTLATVTEKILPKALSGPASQQGTESSASSSSYLGSIGSFFGYGTNAPVSDAQALGYGHNPPDMEHEAGWTGSGVWGLSAVGHKKRAADRDRDEKVRRGDKVDDDGGARQRQIEWEGFLAYAENKERELYKIFVEMDRNADMLLDVQEIRAALDRAGIDVPQISLDDFIASLTSTRASAHASGERTYVTFPEFRDYLLLLPRKPSVPEIFRFYQVRKAFGLFGMGGIFAELAVGWGKTERGAAAVNFDGDVSLAGEEKKRESPAAKEAKRAEKLGKRQEAAAAAAAKSVDEMVESADASPSMSPSKVDETKQKAAQDASSAAKTAHDQSIDEEEEEEDNDMIHGAVALKFLVAGGIAGAVSRTATAPFDRLKIYLITTARSPEVAETAHAAVSGQAGVNQAAAAKAAGQGLGMLREALWNLYRDGGGLRAFWVGNGLNCLKIFPESAIKFLSYETAKRAFAKYVDNVSDSRDISGSSRFMSGGFGGITSQLAIYPVETLKTRLMSSQNAKTSLQGNALLAKTAKDMWAAGGLRTYYRGLTAGLVGVFPYSAIDMSTFEGIKLFYIKYTGKEEPGVLALLSFGSVSGSVGATTVYPLNLIRTRLQAAGTPAHPATYDGFWDAARKTYVREGFVGFYRGLVPTLAKVVPAVSISYVVYEQSKKRLGVQ
- a CDS encoding MADS-box-containing transcription factor yields the protein MSTLSAGIVGVRQAGSSSNSPVYDTPFGTVQLASSSKDLSANFDLTAGFAASADYENQEDEDDEEGDDDDGDSEDGKGKGKKGKRARSEAKGERDLKTGRRKIKIEFIEDDARRHITFSKRKAGIMKKAYELATLTGTQVLLLVVSQTGLVYTFTTPKLQALVTQAEGRNLIQACLNAPDPPNGGGESGGEDHSGDEPSEADDAFSPSESQASSNKRAVQPRKRPRTASTSKSSSASTSVAGAAPGIGGGEEDATSGSQLATVKRGRGRPRKNTAGNAPASSSNTSNDAHPMPPPPAMHQSFSDDAVHQHHQHQHHQHQHRQQQQQQQQYTHVPSADFPNYTAAGFYGDVPNSAANPDLGFGQAGGLSIDNQAVWAQTMSPNPNQMFDPSNHHQHHQQQQQPGQQQSSQQQSQQQQQQQSSVQFGYATQHFGHFNPQQLAAMQPQEIQAPRPAW